One Pagrus major chromosome 11, Pma_NU_1.0 genomic region harbors:
- the LOC141004305 gene encoding fibronectin type III domain-containing protein 7-like yields the protein MGAMKWLVISVLMGICSQAAVATGGIEVTVFSASSKTMILRWTRVSGASSYKITVAPASSPNNHITYVTFGPNTVLGSVNSLSPNIVYKFTVEALDNSQVALSTAVLDAPTAPEMMDPIQTVKPKDSTTFIVEFNLQTAATSYIVRVENANGFFREDTVSSSPTEIKSLTPYTEYTLSVMAVNSGGRSQPSSPVMATTVLPPPQFSATSSPSNDSISVSWDPVAYAVQYTLSLYKLGSNTTVKHNTTNTNLTITGLDAGSLYNIKSYAWDPEGRKGDRSLFINQTTRPPTPSSVSVSMVMNNNVAGLSVSWELDQTVYGSVYYHVMSDQNLTCNSTSSSCTLSPVGCGEAHMVQVTASNEAGPSYPSSPVVFVTYPCPPQSLALVESPEGNCTLTWDTVPHADSYSAFIKRGDGSEEMCNTTSNNCTYHCECGYTYLMYVYAFNQAGSSPQGQVLNHTTLPCCPEGVSVSLVSTDTLEIQWTASRGAELYETRAADGAQVILCNDTAPVCALSDLNCDSPYSVVVIPCNDISGCNRACRAHTKDTAPCMPTNLMLNPKNSSCVSVSWTANNRAATYTVSATGDGGEHNCTTSGNTCDITDLPCGSTYEVSVTATSAAGQSLPSFSDSLETEPCCPVSLRVDQVTQAMTNVSWSHAKGAHSFITSLTSSRGHARCHTKDSHCLMGCITCGTNYTVTMEAFSHSGRRSNCTYQGFSSSACCPSGVRLYRLHSNSLRVYWRGAGSSHSYITEMVASSNNYTCTASPGENSCDVSNVQCGDVYNVMVAPLTPEGSKVLFCPQRLYSVTCAGNEVGTVIFRGKRSVD from the exons ATGGGTGCTATGAAGTGGTTGGTGATTTCTGTCTTGATGGGAATATGCTCTCAG GCTGCAGTCGCCACAG GAGGTATCGAAGTAACCGTATTTTCAGCATCATCCAAAACCATGATACTCAGGTGGACCAGGGTCTCCGGAGCCAGCTCGTACAAAATTACAGTCGCCCCCGCAAGCTCACCAAACAACCACATTACTTATGTCACATTTGGTCCAAACACGGTGTTGGGCTCCGTCAACTCTCTGTCCCCGAACATCGTGTATAAATTCACAGTTGAAGCTCTGGACAATTCCCAAGTAGCACTGAGCACCGCAGTTTTGGATGCAcccacag CCCCTGAGATGATGGATCCCATCCAGACAGTGAAGCCGAAGGACAGCACGACTTTCATTGTGGAGTTCAACTTGCAGACTGCGGCGACTAGCTACATTGTACGAGTCGAGAACGCCAATGGCTTCTTCAGAGAAGACACCGTGTCCTCCTCCCCCACTGAGATTAAGTCCCTCACACCATACACCGAGTACACGCTCAGCGTCATGGCTGTGAACAGCGGGGGCCGCAGCCAGCCGTCTTCTCCTGTGATGGCAACGACAG TTTTGCCTCCTCCTCAGTTCTccgccacctcctcccccaGCAATGACAGCATCAGTGTATCCTGGGATCCTGTTGCTTACGCTGTGCAGTACACCCTGTCTTTATACAAGCTGGGCTCAAACACCACCGTGAAGcacaacaccaccaacaccaatTTAACCATCACTGGCCTGGATGCTGGCTCGCTCTACAACATCAAGAGTTATGCCTGGGACCCTGAGGGACGAAAGGGAGATCGCAGTTTGTTCATCAACCAGACGACAC GACCTCCAACACCATCTTCTGTCAGTGTCTCTATGGTGATGAATAACAATGTGGCCGGACTCTCTGTGTCCTGGGAACTCGATCAGACGGTCTATGGATCTGTCTATTACCATGTGATGAGTGACCAAAACCTCACGTGTAACTCAACATCCAGCTCCTGCACCTTGTCACCGGTCGGCTGTGGAGAGGCTCACATGGTCCAGGTCACAGCGTCCAACGAGGCCGGGCCCAGTTACCCATCGAGCCCCGTGGTGTTTGTTACCT ACCCCTGCCCGCCACAGTCTTTGGCTCTCGTGGAGTCTCCAGAAGGAAACTGCACGCTGACGTGGGACACAGTGCCTCATGCTGACAGCTACTCAGCTTTCATCAAGAGAGGTGACGGCAGCGAGGAAATGTGCAACACCACCAGCAACAATTGCACCTACCACTGCGAGTGTGGCTACACATACCTGATGTATGTTTATGCCTTCAACCAGGCTGGCAGCAGTCCTCAAGGACAGGTTCTCAACCATACCACCT tgccCTGTTGTCCAGAGGGTGTGTCCGTCTCCTTGGTGAGCACTGACACTCTGGAGATCCAGTGGACGGCCTCTCGGGGGGCGGAGCTGTACGAGACTCGGGCTGCGGATGGTGCACAGGTCATCCTGTGTAACGACACGGCACCGGTGTGCGCCCTCTCTGACCTCAACTGTGACAGTCCCTACAGCGTGGTGGTGATACCCTGCAATGATATCAGTGGATGCAACCGTGCCTGCAGAGCTCACACCAAAGACACAG CTCCCTGCATGCCGACGAATCTGATGCTGAATCCAAAGAACTCCTCCTGCGTCAGTGTCAGCTGGACAGCAAACAACAGGGCTGCAACTTATACTGTGAGTGCGACAGGAGATGGCGGTGAACACAACTGCACCACCAGTGGAAAcacctgtgacatcactgaccTTCCCTGTGGCTCCACCTATGAGGTCAGTGTCACAGCAACGAGTGCCGCAGGCCAGAGTTTACCCAGCTTCAGTGACTCTCTGGAAACAG AGCCCTGCTGCCCGGTGAGTCTAAGAGTGGACCAGGTGACTCAGGCGATGACCAACGTCTCATGGTCTCATGCCAAAGGAGCCCATTCGTTCATCACTTCTCTGACATCATCACGTGGTCACGCCCGTTGCCACACCAAGGACTCCCACTGCCTCATGGGATGCATCACCTGTGGGACCAACTACACTGTCACCATGGAGGCGTTCAGCCACAGCGGACGAAGGTCCAACTGCACCTATCAGGGCTTCTCGTCTA GTGCGTGCTGTCCATCAGGTGTCCGGCTCTACAGGTTGCACAGTAACTCTTTGAGGGTGTACTGGCGCGGAGCTGGCAGCAGCCACAGCTACATCACAGAGATGGTGGCCAGCAGCAACAActacacctgcactgcatctcctgGGGAGAACAGCTGTGACGTCAGCAACGTCCAGTGTGGAGACGTCTATAATGTAATGGTGGCTCCGCTCACACCAGAGGGCAGCAAAGTCCTGTTCTGCCCGCAGAGACTGTACTCAG TCACTTGTGCAGGAAACGAAGTTGGCACAG TGATTTTCAGAGGGAAGAGGAGTGTGGACTAG